TTCGGCGATCTATCTGGACTGCCGCCTCTGTTGATCCAGGTCGGCAGCGACGAGCGGCTGTTGGACGATGCCCGGCAGTATGCCGAGCGAGCCGCGGGCGCCGGATCGCCGGTGCGGCTGGAGGTGTGGCAAGGCATGCATCACGTGTTTCAGGTTGACGTTGCCCACCTGCGAACCAGCGGCGTTGCCCTCGACCGCGCCGCCGCGTTCCTGTCCGAAGCATTCAAAAAAGGAGAACTGTCATGAGCAGCGAACCGATGCGCGCTCCCATCGCGCGCGGCGTGGCCGCACCTCAAGACCAGTCGAGGCGTCGTCGTGAATACCGCGTCCCTCACCGCCTCGATGAGTTTCAAGAACCTCCGTCGCTGGCGCACACGACGACAAAGGCAGGGATCATCGGGATGACGCGACAGCTGGCGATGGAAGGACGGAAGCACGGGATTCGCGCCAACTCCATCTCGCCAGGAATCATCGAGACAAACCAGACGCGAGAGCAGCTCCAGGACCCGGAATGGCCGGCACCATGCTCGGAAAGACGTTGCTGGGTCGGTTGGGCCGGCCGGAGGAAGTCGCGAACGTCGCGCTGTTCCTGGCCTCGGCAGAGAGCTCGTACGTCACCGGCATCGATATCGTGGTCGACGGCGGCATGAATGTCTGGTGAGACCGAGCCATCGCTGACCCACCAACAAAAGGAACCAGAATATGTCGCAAGAGCTGACCGTTGTCGTCACCGGATCCACGGGCAAACAAGGCGGCGCCGTCGCGCGCGGCCTCCTCGAGCGAGGCCACAAGGTCCGCGCCGTCACGCGCGACCCCCACTCAAGTCAGGCGAAGGCACTCGCAAAGGTCGGGGCGACGGTGGTTGCGGCGTCGCTCGAAGACACCACGGCGATCACGAAGGCGCTCGAAGGCGCGACCTCACTCTTTGCGATGACGACGCCGTTTGGCGGAGGTACGGCCGCCGAGACCCGACAAGGTGTCGCCGCCGCCGACGCGGCCAAGACAGCCGGCGTGCATCTCGTCTTCACTTCCGTCAACTCCGCCAACCGGCAGACGGGCGTTCCGCACTTCGACAGCAAGTATGAGGTCGAAAAGCACATCGCCAAGATCGGGGTCCGCGCAACGATCCTCGGGCCGGTTTTCTTTATGGAGAATCTCTATTTCGGCAAAGAGCAGCTCGCCAAAGGGATCTACGCGGTGGCGCTCCCGCCGACGAGAGCGTTGGCGCAAATCGCCGTCGCGGACATCGGGGCGGTCGCGGTTCGCGTCCTCGAGGATTCCGGGCGCTTCACGGGGAAGCGCTTCGACCTCGCGGGCGACGAGCTTACGGGGAATGACGTCGTCGCCATTCTCTCTCGCGTCACCGGCCGCCCCTTCGCCTATTACCAGGTCCCGCTCGATGTCATCCGCCAGCACATGGGCGACGATAACGCCACGATGTTCGAATGGTTTGACCGCGTCGGCTATACGGTGGATCGCGCCGCGCTCCGCCGCGAATTTCCCGAAATCGCCTTTCACGACTTCGAATCCTGGGCAAAGACGCAGGATTGGAATGCGCTTCTGCAGGGCACTTAGAGCCCGACCCTGGGAGTTGTCCCGAGAGCAAAGGCGGTCAAAACAATAGCAAGGGTGGGAAAGACGGATGCCGTTTTGCATGCGTTCCTTTGCTCCGTTCATCTTCCCGAGGCCGCCAAACTTTGCCCCGAAACGGAGCCAGAACCATGAGCGTCACCCGCTATCTTCCGTTCGTTGGCAGATTGTTCATCGGGATTCCCTGGATCGCGAGCGGGCTCAGTAAAGTCGCAAATTACGCTGGGACAATCGCTTTAATAGAGCACTCCACGCTTCCGTTGCCACCGCCTCTGGCCTACGCCGGCGCGATCGCGGTTGAGTTGGGTTGCAGCATTCTCATTATTCTCGGCTATCAGACACGCATTGTCGCCGTACTGTTCGCGTTGTTCTGCCTAGTCACGGCGGTGTGCTTCCAC
This Polyangia bacterium DNA region includes the following protein-coding sequences:
- a CDS encoding DoxX family protein, whose product is MSVTRYLPFVGRLFIGIPWIASGLSKVANYAGTIALIEHSTLPLPPPLAYAGAIAVELGCSILIILGYQTRIVAVLFALFCLVTAVCFHANFADPNQTFHFIKNLIMTGGLLQIVANGAGAISVDNRIF
- a CDS encoding NmrA/HSCARG family protein; this translates as MSQELTVVVTGSTGKQGGAVARGLLERGHKVRAVTRDPHSSQAKALAKVGATVVAASLEDTTAITKALEGATSLFAMTTPFGGGTAAETRQGVAAADAAKTAGVHLVFTSVNSANRQTGVPHFDSKYEVEKHIAKIGVRATILGPVFFMENLYFGKEQLAKGIYAVALPPTRALAQIAVADIGAVAVRVLEDSGRFTGKRFDLAGDELTGNDVVAILSRVTGRPFAYYQVPLDVIRQHMGDDNATMFEWFDRVGYTVDRAALRREFPEIAFHDFESWAKTQDWNALLQGT